A region of Enoplosus armatus isolate fEnoArm2 chromosome 14, fEnoArm2.hap1, whole genome shotgun sequence DNA encodes the following proteins:
- the LOC139295971 gene encoding unconventional myosin-IXb isoform X2, whose amino-acid sequence MSTTDGAGAAEQDGEARVVQIYPRLPQDTVDYCPQQVSGGDTARTVIHNAVVTLGLDANQTYSLLEVRESGGEERLLEAGDCPLERVLLWPPKTQRWHPKSSGYYFILQQQANNGGNQVEREDYDDLCNLQTVTEESILEALRQRFYRLKIYTYASNILIAINPNKFLPVYYNPKYVKMYENQPLGKLSPHIFAIADVAFRAMLNRQVNQCIVISGESGSGKTESSSYLIHCLTALSQKTYSTGLERTILGAGPVLEAFGNAKTAENNNSSRFGKFIQLNYLESGVIRGAIIEKYLLEKCRLVSRDKSERNYHVFYYLLVGASKDEQEEFHLLKPQDYLYLKQEDFHLDEEEKLRQEYKRLHQAMEMVGFLASTKKHIFSILSAILHLGNVTYTLSEDAEVLEVGPAEVLSTLSDLLKVKKELLVKTLTKRRVVTANASVVSQYTLQEGSTVRDSMAKSLYSALFDWIILHINHAMLNRRDMEESVSCLSIGVLDMFGFENLQTNSFEQLCINYTNEKLQFYINQHIFKLEQEDYVSEGINWQNIDYTDNSGCIQLISMKSSGLFDLLDKESNLPQATDETLLDKLKQQHQDNSFFVPSSNTEQTFVIRHFAGRVKYNIKDFRQKNTEHMRPEVVSLLRTSERAFLHHLVASSPEALFRWGVLRATIRILTVFKNMGRQRAELIASRKGSRKSLKDMKQRSSAVDRLSSHSLTLDFSFDRSDELPIDVFEDIFTNYEKRKKSRGGRQKQLIPKKLMDLRSLQHVVGLTMHDRTSKFIFHPHRKTKPPTVSAQFQASLRKLMETIEKAEPFFIFCVRSNAEKKELHFDDELVLQQIKYTGILQMVHIQKSGYSAKYTFKEFVEKFRMLLPKGATATPEHITELFEKMELDKTTYQIGKTQVFLKEKGRQLLQDTLNKEVMHYIIILQRWFRVCLIRLHFLQKRDATLIIQRSWRGFYENQNRAATVIQTAWRSSLKKSKHQPEEDEKTPETRPGRDSVTKKELKRQNKVELSPNRTQQPDPVNGQSAQRARSKEKREGRGSPPPFNRPLSLPLDPKVGSDDRSFSPSKGSPLQRYKDIGGIKEKAERWKERQSDDSSPEIRRRDNRTDASIQHIGKSMSVDELSRISSSGSDSSPSTNEARVRLRKLPKRKRRLAYARSGLMMNFGGSKESEYWSFPLPPISPHVPSLKSSASSVDVRALKSQVKLPAEPDGSRFSLPPRSTNEDSGQRGSNQSQLTTPEKIWFLSKFLKKRTPKYSPTNDSPSDKAVTLANYTPHPYHMPNQNNEKVSRNPTIRISRATRVMQWNVSLDREITDPKELRNLDEFLGNQVNELRTRIKELSPTEGIFLTATMQFRETIKGMYSVQKPQIGYKDLMKGYHNKVNTLSGSKQKAEVSLVVNLFQSVLDGFIRGEIKRGESEPAKATKTTKKRRKKDKCPNSPLDHLFSTYQVNIMQSCDLCGSYIWGMEKAYMCSACKLICHKKCLTKIITDCSTRCARQDDSVPGSLHFGVQVCVLTSKANPVPKVVELLLMHVELNGLYTEGIYRKSGSACRARELHQILETDPEATCLENYPIHTITGLVKRWLRELPDPLMTFSLYNDFLHAVELPERAERIRAVYQKVDELPPANYNTLERLIFHLVRVAKEEEHNKMSPSSLAIVFAPCILRSPDVNDPFLGMKDVSKTTQCVEILISEQFRRYTEKMQNIQELEYAEALAENQLKLRRQNTVVEKPSELEVPEQIHPDETERTLIDRIKSIKQEKVDLACRLPDLEQEISDNDNLDSSSSMSTESLDRLDSLDSEGKVTMRLKTQKPDCPPKPPDLAQRVRSLMALTDDETREFAPGQKTDVTQSMCFLPSQDDSSPTDKPQVTSKTLNGSFDDLEIPYIDDDEDLS is encoded by the exons ATGAGCACTACAGATGGAGCCGGGGCTGCTGAACAGGATGGAGAGGCCCGCGTTGTGCAGATCTACCCCAGGCTGCCCCAGGACACAGTTGACTACTGTCCCCAGCAGGTCAGCGGTGGGGACACGGCGAGGACGGTCATCCACAATGCCGTGGTCACTCTGGGCCTGGATGCCAACCAGACGTAcagcctgctggaggtcagGGAGAGCGGCGGAGAGGAGAGGTTGCTGGAGGCCGGAGACTGCCCTTTGGAGCGAGTCCTGCTGTGGCCACCAAAGACACAGAGGTGGCACCCTAAGAGCAGTGGGTActacttcatcctccagcagcaAGCTAACAACGGGGGCAACCAAGTAGAAAGAGAGGACTATGACGACCTCTGCAACCTCCAAACTGTGACTGAGGAGAGTATTCTGGAGGCTTTACGCCAGCGCTTCTACAGGTTAAAAATCTACACCTACGCCAGCAACATCCTCATCGCGATCAACCCCAATAAGTTCCTTCCTGTTTACTACAATCCCAAGTATGTCAAGATGTACGAGAATCAGCCACTGGGCAAACTAAGCCCTCATATATTTGCCATAGCAGACGTGGCCTTCCGTGCTATGCTGAACAGGCAGGTTAACCAGTGCATTGTGATATCTGGTGAGAGTGGTTCAGGAAAGACTGAGAGCAGCAGTTATCTCATCCACTGCCTGACTGCCCTCAGCCAGAAGACGTACTCCACCGGGCTGGAACGGACCATCCTCGGGGCTGGCCCGGTGCTAGAG GCCTTTGGCAACGCCAAGACTGCAGAGAATAACAACTCAAGCCGCTTTGGGAAGTTCATCCAGCTCAACTATCTGGAGAGCGGTGTCATCAGAGG GGCAATTATTGAGAAATACCTGCTAGAAAAGTGCCGCCTGGTGTCCAGAGATAAGAGTGAGAG GAACTACCACGTGTTCTACTATCTGCTGGTGGGCGCGTCCAAAGACGAGCAGGAGGAGTTTCATCTGTTAAAGCCGCAGGATTATCTCTACCTCAAGCAG GAAGACTTCCATttagatgaagaggagaaacttCGGCAGGAGTACAAGAGGCTCCATCAAGCTATGGAGATGGTTGGCTTCCTGGCCTCCACCAAGAAGCA CATATTTTCCATCCTCTCTGCCATCCTGCACCTGGGCAATGTGACGTACACACTGTCAGAGGACGCTGAAGTCCTGGAGGTCGGGCCTGCTGAAGTTTTATCCACACTGTCTGACCTGCTCAAA gTGAAAAAGGAGCTACTGGTGAAGACTTTGACCAAGAGGAGAGTAGTAACTGCCAACGCCAGCGTGGTTTCACAGTACACACTACAAGag GGCTCCACAGTGCGGGACTCCATGGCCAAGTCTTTGTACAGTGCTCTGTTTGACTGGATCATCCTTCACATCAACCATGCAATGCTTAATAGACGAGACATGGAGGAGTCCGTCTCT tgtttgtcCATCGGTGTCCTGGATATGTTCGGGTTCGAGAACCTCCAGACAAACAGCTTTGAGCAGCTGTGCATCAACTACACAAATGAGAAACTGCAGTTTTACATCAACCAGCACATCTTCAAGCTTGAGCAA GAAGATTATGTGTCAGAGGGCATCAACTGGCAAAACATCGACTACACTGACAACAGTGGCTGCATTCAGCTGATCAGCATGAAGTCATCAGGACTCTTTGATCTGCTGGATAAGGAGAGCAA CCTCCCTCAGGCCACAGATGAAACCCTGTTGGACAagttgaagcagcagcatcaggaCAACTCATTCTTTGTACCCTCTTCAAATACAGAGCAGACTTTTGTCATTCGACACTTTGCTGGGAGGGTTAAATATAACATCAAG GATTTCcggcagaaaaacacagagcacatgCGTCCTGAAGTCGTATCCCTTCTACGGACCAGTGAGCGGGCATTCCTGCATCACTTGGTTGCATCCAGTCCAGAAGCTCTGTTCCGATGGGGAGTCCTCCGAGCCACCATTCGCATCCTCACAGTATTCAAGAACATGGGACGCCAGCGGGCAGAATTAA TAGCTTCCAGAAAAGGCTCCCGCAAGTCCCTCAAAGACATGAAACAGCGCAGCAGTGCTGTGGACAGACTGTCCAG CCACAGCCTGACTCTGGATTTCTCCTTTGATCGCTCGGATGAACTTCCTATTGATGTATTTGAAGACATCTTTACCaattatgaaaaaagaaa GAAAAGTAGAGGCGGTCGACAGAAACAGCTCATTCCAAAG aAGCTCATGGATTTGCGTTCACTCCAACATGTTGTTGGTCTCACCATGCACGACCGAACCAGCAAATTCATCTTCCACCCCCATCGGAAGACAAAGCCCCCTACAGTCAGCGCTCAGTTTCAG GCCTCGCTCAGAAAGCTGATGGAGACGATTGAAAAAGCAGAGccattctttattttctgtgttcGCTCAAACGCTGAAAAG aaagaGCTGCACTTTGATGACGAACTTGTGCTACAGCAAATCAAGTACACAGGCATACTACAGATGGTTCACATCCAGAAGTCTGGCTACAGCGCCAAATACACATTTAAG GAATTTGTGGAGAAGTTCAGAATGCTGCTTCCAAAAGGAGCCACAGCAACGCCAGAGCACATAACTGAACTGTTTGAGAAGATGGAGCTGGATAAGACCACCTATCAAATAGGCAAAACCCAG GTGTTCCTCAAGGAGAAGGGGAGGCAACTTCTTCAAGACACTCTTAACAAAGAAGTGATGCATTACATCATCATCCTGCAGCGCTGGTTCCGTGTCTGTCTCATAAGGTTGCACTTCCTGCAAAAGAGAGACGCCACTTTGATTATACAG AGGAGCTGGCGTGGGTTCTATGAGAACCAAAACCGAGCTGCTACAGTGATCCAGACAGCATGGAGGTCCTCCCTGAAGAAGTCAAAGCACCAACCCGAGGAGGACGAGAAGACGCCCGAAACCCGGCCTGGACGGGACAG CGTGACAAAAAAAGAGTTAAAGAGGCAGAACAAAGTGGAGCTCAGCCCCAACAGGACCCAGCAGCCGGACCCAGTCAACGGCCAGTCTGCACAGAGGGCCAGGAGCAAGGAGAAGCGAGAGGGCAGAGGATCCCCTCCCCCTTTCAACAgacccctctccctcccactggACCCTAAAGTTGGCAGTGATGATCGCTCCTTCAGCCCCAGTAAGGGCAGCCCGCTTCAGCGCTACAAAGATATCGGCGGCATCAAGGAGAAGGCCGAGAGGTGGAAGGAAAGACAGAGCGATGATTCGAGTCCAGAAATACGGCGACGAGACAATAGGACAGACGCCAGTATTCA GCACATAGGGAAGTCCATGTCTGTTGATGAACTGTCCAGGATCAGCTCATCAGGCTCTGATAGCTCACCCTCTACCAATGAG GCCAGGGTGCGTCTCCGCAAGCTGCCCAAACGCAAGCGGCGCTTAGCCTACGCCCGCAGCGGTTTGATGATGAACTTTGGGGGCTCCAAGGAGAGCGAGTACTGGAGCTTTCCGCTGCCTCCCATCAGTCCCCATGTGCCCAGCCTGAAGAGCTCGGCCAGTAGCGTGGATGTCCGGGCCCTCAAGTCCCAGGTCAAG TTACCAGCAGAACCTGATGGCTCGAGGTTCAGCCTTCCGCCCAGGAGCACCAATGAGGACTCAGGACAACGGGGCTCTAACCAATCACAACTCACAACACCTGAGAA gATTTGGTTTCTCAGTAAATTCCTGAAAAAGCGGACACCTAAATATTCCCCGACCAATGACTCTCCGTCAGATAAAGCCG TCACCTTGGCCAACTACACTCCACATCCCTACCACAtgccaaaccaaaacaacgagaAGGTCAGTCGAAACCCGACCATTCGAATCAGCCGGGCCACACGGGTGATGCAGTGGAACGTGTCTCTGGACCGTGAGATCACCGACCCCAAAGAGCTGCGAAACCTGGACGAATTCCTCGGCAATCAG GTGAATGAGCTGCGAACTAGAATAAAAGAGCTGTCACCAACAGAGGGCATCTTCCTCACAGCCACCATGCAGTTCAGAGAGACCATCAAAGGCATGTACTCTGTCCAG AAGCCCCAAATCGGCTACAAAGATCTGATGAAGGGCTACCACAACAAAGTGAACACACTATCAGGGTCCAAGCAGAAGGCAGAAGTCTCGCTGGTGGTCAACTTGTTTCAGTCTGTGCTGGACGGCTTTATTAGGGGCGAGATAAAACGAGGGGAGTCTGAACCAGCTAAG GCCACCAAGACaacaaagaagaggaggaaaaaggacaaATGT CCTAATAGTCCTCTGGATCACCTGTTCAGCACATACCAGGTGAACATTATGCAGTCATGTGACTTGTGTGGCtcctacatctggggaatggAGAAAGCCTACATGTGCAGTG ctTGCAAGTTAATATGTCACAAGAAATGCCTGACCAAAATCATCACAGATTGCTCGACACGGTGTGCCAGGCAG GATGACAGTGTACCAGGCTCCCTTCACTTTGGGGTGCAGGTGTGTGTCCTCACCAGTAAAGCCAACCCTGTGCCCAAAGTGGTGGAGTTGCTGCTGATGCATGTGGAGTTGAACGGCCTCTACACGGAGGGTATTTACCGCAAGTCGGGCTCAGCGTGTCGAGCGAGGGAGCTCCACCAGATTCTGGAGACTG ATCCTGAGGCAACATGTTTAGAGAACTACCCCATCCACACAATCACAGGTCTGGTTAAACGTTGGCTCAGAGAGCTGCCAGACCCCCTCATGACCTTTTCCCTCTACAACGACTTTCTGCATGCCGTGG AGCTGccagagagagctgagagaatAAGGGCTGTATACCAAAAGGTTGATGAACTTCCTCCTGCTAATTACAACACATTGGAGCGGCTCATCTTTCACCTTGTCAG GGTTGCAAAGGAGGAAGAGCACAATAAGATGTCACCAAGCTCTCTTGCTATTGTGTTTGCCCCCTGCATCCTGCGTTCACCTGATGTCAATGACCCCTTTCTTGGTATGAAGGATGTGTCCAAGACAACACA gtgtgtggaGATCCTGATCTCTGAGCAGTTCAGACGCTACACTGAGAAGATGCAGAATATCCAGGAGCTGGAATACGCAGAGGCCCTGGCTGAAAATCAGCTCAAACTAAGGAGACAAAACACG GTTGTTGAAAAGCCTTCAGAGCTGGAAGTTCCAGAGCAAATACATCCGGATGAAACGGAGAGGACCCTCATCGACAGGATCAAGTCCATCAAGCAAGAAAA GGTGGACTTGGCTTGCAGGTTACCTGACCTGGAGCAGGAGATCTCAGACAATGACAATCTGGACTCGTCATCTTCAATGAGCACAGAGAGCCTAGACCGCCTGGACAGCCTGGACTCGGAAG GAAAGGTGACCATGCGATTGAAAACCCAGAAGCCCGACTGCCCGCCTAAACCTCCTGACCTGGCACAGAGAGTCAGAAGTCTAATGGCTCTGACAGATGATGAAACGAGAGAGTTCGCACCAGGACAAAAAACAGATGTTACCCAATCCATGTGCTTCCTTCCCAGCCAAGACGACTCCTCCCCAACCGACAAGCCCCAGGTCACCAGCAAGACTTTAAATGGGAGCTTTGACGACCTGGAAATCCCTtacattgatgatgatgaagatctAAGCTGA